One Thermosphaera aggregans DNA segment encodes these proteins:
- a CDS encoding cation diffusion facilitator family transporter, protein MGFGLSTRLIEARKAFIASALLSLSGVIIEGLALTVYSSVILLTDFFHWTLDTIVEFIMLFSIYYASRVGKKFPWSILIVEFSTSLLVMIVLLAFYGWVMLDYVNNLVVTYEVSTTDPWISLVTIAGGFITFTAFLIQRRNFRRYGLEILRIDYTHALMDTLSSFFATVGVVATALTRSHSLEILFTIILLVFIIHSVLELFKDSFKVLSGTNVDPELTSRITLALEKELYGVRLKTVEARKIGSFYIVSVDVFLDPEMPIYKAHAVKRKIVRLARKESELIYHVDVRMFPDPLLRKSGGRKAPK, encoded by the coding sequence TTGGGTTTTGGACTCAGCACACGCCTCATCGAAGCTAGGAAAGCCTTCATCGCTTCAGCCCTTCTCAGTTTGTCAGGAGTGATTATTGAGGGGCTTGCCCTCACTGTTTATTCGAGCGTTATTCTCTTAACAGACTTCTTCCACTGGACTCTCGACACTATTGTCGAGTTTATCATGCTTTTCTCAATCTACTATGCTAGCAGGGTTGGTAAAAAATTTCCATGGAGCATTTTGATAGTCGAGTTTTCCACAAGCCTTCTCGTAATGATTGTTCTCCTAGCCTTCTACGGATGGGTCATGCTGGACTATGTTAACAACCTGGTAGTGACTTACGAGGTATCAACAACAGACCCGTGGATCTCGCTCGTAACCATTGCCGGCGGCTTCATAACCTTTACAGCGTTCCTTATTCAGCGCAGGAATTTCAGGAGATATGGACTCGAGATTTTAAGGATTGACTATACTCATGCGTTAATGGACACGCTATCCTCGTTCTTTGCAACTGTTGGCGTGGTGGCAACCGCCTTGACCAGGAGTCACTCGCTGGAGATACTGTTCACAATAATCCTGCTGGTTTTCATAATCCACAGCGTGCTGGAACTGTTCAAGGATAGCTTTAAAGTATTGAGCGGTACCAACGTGGATCCAGAGTTAACGAGCAGGATCACGCTGGCCTTGGAGAAGGAGTTATACGGGGTTAGGTTGAAAACGGTGGAGGCTAGGAAGATCGGTTCATTCTACATTGTAAGCGTTGACGTATTCCTAGATCCGGAGATGCCAATATACAAGGCTCACGCTGTTAAAAGGAAAATAGTCAGGCTTGCCCGTAAGGAGTCGGAGCTCATCTACCATGTTGATGTGAGAATGTTCCCTGATCCCTTGCTGAGGAAAAGCGGGGGGAGGAAAGCGCCTAAGTAA
- a CDS encoding type II secretion system F family protein: MSKRKLFTSIKEKLSEYLRSFVFKAVTNKWSTIAIAIADSIAVYYIVTTIPYYVNIILGGFVILGSFLLIYYFNILKRIGIVPVSDDLIFILVHLRCLVTGNPPLTTLFGKVGETPFYKKKYSGMFHKLRGLIKNWGYSAPEALKLVARETPSKVDEMLLQRLSAIVATGGDIKEYLRIEYNTLFAEYKASYNRMIDTLRVVLGVYTTLLGALTFMLANLMLLGMIFGNVSELITTGVLGVGFALISMALLLYVFVRKPLFESKPRKKTGFVMLISLLGLTGLFVFAIIAVYLVVSLNIFNVEYVALSLMLTGVSLLPAAILVKVHEGRITEYDMFFPAFIRSFGEHLAVLPNMIESLKPLLIAELGKLRNLLKRVYARLLNRVDPRIAWSLFADESSSEMVSRGTHIFIDTVETGGDLGEAGALLSDHVNELFRLRASYVQVFKTFEITLYLMHLIVIILLMFVGSFINIFTSVIASFAESIPGEYAGIIGFFNVSPQDVSLVTNLIMLMITIADTLAVYSVNPGSKYAIYYYLCIMLIITGAAMYAGSIIINGLISGILGPTGLGGIT; this comes from the coding sequence TTGAGCAAAAGAAAGTTGTTCACCAGCATTAAGGAGAAGCTTTCAGAGTACTTGAGGAGTTTTGTTTTCAAAGCAGTTACTAACAAGTGGTCAACTATCGCCATAGCTATTGCAGACTCTATAGCAGTATACTACATAGTTACAACAATACCCTACTATGTAAACATAATCCTAGGAGGATTTGTCATACTGGGCTCCTTCCTCCTCATCTACTACTTCAATATTCTGAAAAGAATAGGCATAGTCCCTGTTTCAGATGATCTAATATTCATCCTAGTCCATTTAAGATGTTTGGTAACAGGTAATCCTCCTTTAACAACGCTTTTCGGAAAAGTGGGTGAAACACCATTCTATAAGAAGAAGTACTCTGGGATGTTCCATAAGCTGAGAGGCTTGATTAAAAACTGGGGTTACAGCGCTCCCGAAGCCCTCAAGCTTGTTGCGCGGGAGACTCCCTCAAAGGTTGATGAAATGCTTCTCCAGCGGCTCTCAGCCATTGTTGCAACAGGCGGGGATATTAAAGAGTATTTGCGAATAGAGTATAACACGTTGTTCGCAGAATACAAGGCATCCTACAATAGAATGATAGACACGTTAAGAGTTGTTCTCGGAGTTTACACCACGCTCCTAGGTGCATTAACGTTCATGCTTGCAAACCTTATGTTGCTCGGCATGATCTTCGGCAACGTCTCCGAGCTAATCACCACGGGTGTTCTAGGAGTAGGTTTCGCGTTGATAAGTATGGCCCTACTCCTCTACGTGTTCGTGAGAAAACCGTTGTTCGAGTCTAAGCCTAGAAAGAAAACCGGATTCGTAATGCTAATCTCGCTACTAGGTTTAACCGGCTTATTCGTTTTTGCAATAATAGCAGTCTACCTCGTGGTTTCACTGAATATTTTCAATGTTGAATACGTTGCCCTCAGCCTTATGCTGACCGGTGTGTCCCTGCTCCCTGCCGCCATCCTCGTGAAGGTTCATGAGGGAAGAATAACCGAGTACGACATGTTTTTCCCTGCATTCATAAGAAGCTTTGGAGAACACCTTGCTGTTCTCCCAAACATGATCGAATCTCTTAAACCGCTCCTTATAGCTGAATTAGGAAAGCTTAGAAATCTCCTTAAAAGAGTTTACGCAAGGCTTCTAAACAGGGTTGACCCAAGGATTGCCTGGAGCTTGTTCGCGGATGAGTCTTCGAGCGAGATGGTATCAAGAGGTACTCACATCTTCATAGATACTGTTGAAACCGGCGGAGACCTAGGGGAGGCGGGAGCTCTTCTCTCCGACCATGTCAACGAACTGTTCAGGCTCAGGGCGAGCTACGTCCAGGTTTTCAAAACTTTCGAGATAACTCTTTACCTCATGCATTTGATCGTGATAATCCTGCTTATGTTTGTCGGAAGCTTCATAAACATTTTCACCAGCGTTATAGCAAGCTTCGCGGAAAGCATCCCGGGCGAGTATGCTGGGATTATAGGCTTCTTCAACGTCTCCCCTCAGGACGTATCCCTGGTTACAAACCTGATCATGCTTATGATAACGATCGCGGATACCTTAGCCGTTTACTCGGTTAACCCGGGGTCAAAATACGCGATATACTACTACTTATGTATCATGCTGATAATAACAGGTGCAGCCATGTACGCTGGATCTATAATTATCAACGGGCTGATAAGCGGGATCCTGGGACCCACGGGGCTGGGAGGAATTACTTAG
- a CDS encoding type II/IV secretion system ATPase subunit, whose amino-acid sequence MSRFQLLKVKGRKKERAVKEPDFGEKPAYLLTYMESFGKQHGEEPRFVDRPTGDMKMWSRINIVYPVGGGVFIHVTNLVKTVTGYNQYVSIEPPRPPSNVLKAIEEALALKIKPEHALESAEERKKILLELLEDVLDIKDKPVNYATVKPGFPRIPVYKDDADYVKYHLIRDKIGVGIIEPFLRDPYLEDISAKGLGNIYVVHKIFGSLETNVGFQSEDELDEFIIKLGEKIGKPISRARPVVDATLPDGSRINIVYGTDVSLFGSNFTIRKVAKTPISITQLIKWNTFNEYAAAYMWMMLAEGMSAFICGETASGKTTALNALAVFIRPNYKIVSIEDTAEVVLPHKNWVRELTRDTGKQESSVTMFDLLKAALRQRPNYIIVGEIRGAEGNIAFQAMQTGHPVLSTFHAANLERLLQRLTNPPISVPKTNLDTLNIAWFQSSVYDKRGMLVRRMITINEIIGYDPRSDSIAAIPVFNWDPTTDVHRFAGRGSSYLLEEKIAVMRGISRRDIKLVYEELELRARFLRLLVEKNVLDYNDVYKAVIKTYELGLEEAYKRLYKGELF is encoded by the coding sequence ATGTCCAGGTTCCAATTGTTAAAGGTAAAGGGCAGGAAGAAGGAAAGGGCGGTTAAGGAGCCTGATTTCGGCGAGAAACCAGCTTACCTTCTAACGTATATGGAGTCTTTTGGAAAACAACATGGGGAGGAACCGAGGTTTGTTGATAGGCCCACTGGAGACATGAAGATGTGGTCCAGGATCAACATAGTGTACCCTGTAGGGGGCGGAGTTTTCATACACGTCACAAACCTGGTTAAAACAGTTACAGGGTACAACCAGTATGTTTCCATCGAGCCCCCGCGGCCCCCGTCCAACGTGTTGAAAGCTATTGAAGAGGCCTTAGCCCTGAAGATTAAGCCGGAGCACGCTTTAGAATCCGCAGAGGAAAGGAAGAAGATCCTGCTGGAGCTTCTTGAAGATGTTTTAGACATAAAGGATAAACCAGTTAACTATGCAACTGTAAAACCAGGCTTCCCCAGAATACCCGTTTACAAAGACGATGCTGATTACGTGAAATATCATTTGATAAGGGATAAAATAGGGGTTGGAATAATAGAACCATTCCTCAGAGACCCTTACCTAGAGGATATAAGCGCTAAGGGTTTAGGAAACATATACGTTGTGCACAAGATATTCGGATCCCTGGAGACAAATGTAGGCTTTCAAAGCGAGGATGAACTAGATGAGTTCATAATTAAACTAGGCGAGAAGATAGGAAAGCCCATATCGAGAGCGCGCCCCGTTGTCGACGCAACCCTGCCTGATGGGAGCAGAATAAACATCGTGTACGGCACGGATGTCAGTCTTTTCGGAAGCAACTTCACTATTCGTAAAGTAGCTAAAACGCCCATTAGCATTACCCAGCTGATAAAGTGGAATACTTTCAACGAGTACGCCGCAGCCTACATGTGGATGATGCTTGCAGAAGGAATGAGCGCTTTCATATGTGGTGAAACCGCGAGCGGTAAGACAACCGCTTTAAACGCGCTCGCCGTCTTCATAAGGCCTAATTACAAGATTGTGTCTATTGAGGATACCGCAGAAGTAGTCCTACCTCACAAGAACTGGGTTAGGGAGCTTACAAGGGACACTGGAAAGCAGGAGAGCAGTGTCACAATGTTCGATCTCCTCAAAGCTGCCCTCCGTCAGCGTCCAAACTACATCATTGTTGGAGAGATCAGGGGCGCCGAGGGCAATATTGCTTTCCAAGCAATGCAGACCGGCCATCCCGTGCTCTCAACATTCCACGCAGCAAACTTGGAGAGGTTGTTGCAGAGGCTGACCAACCCGCCTATAAGCGTCCCGAAGACAAATCTAGATACTTTAAACATTGCCTGGTTCCAGTCATCAGTGTACGATAAGCGGGGAATGCTAGTTCGTAGAATGATCACGATAAACGAGATAATAGGGTACGACCCTAGGTCGGACTCTATAGCAGCCATACCGGTTTTCAACTGGGATCCTACAACAGATGTTCACAGGTTTGCTGGAAGAGGTTCGAGCTACCTGTTAGAGGAGAAGATAGCTGTCATGAGAGGTATTTCGAGAAGAGATATTAAACTAGTTTACGAGGAGCTGGAGTTAAGAGCCAGGTTCCTAAGGCTCTTGGTTGAGAAGAATGTTTTAGACTACAATGATGTTTACAAGGCAGTTATTAAAACATACGAGCTAGGTTTGGAGGAAGCTTATAAGAGGCTTTACAAGGGGGAGTTATTCTAG
- a CDS encoding ATPase domain-containing protein has protein sequence MLRVRMITTGNEELDTKMAGGLPFPALIVIEGGHGTGKSVLVQQFAYGSLKSGLKVTVVTTETTTIGYVRGMINVGFDVLDEYLRGQLVVYSTQIPRVKWVTSTSKDLLFLTLKHMVSNIDKYDVFVIDSFSILVKGSKREDIANFLTVVKKIVDKGKLIILTIHPEGLSESLHAGLKAIADGYIELKNVEMGGRALKVMNIIKLKGVPTVFENTITFDVDPAFGIKLVPMALAKV, from the coding sequence ATGCTCAGGGTTAGAATGATCACTACCGGGAATGAAGAGCTCGACACGAAAATGGCTGGGGGGCTACCGTTTCCAGCACTGATAGTTATCGAGGGGGGACATGGTACTGGTAAATCTGTTCTCGTCCAACAGTTTGCTTATGGTTCTTTAAAGAGCGGGTTGAAAGTAACGGTGGTGACCACTGAAACAACCACTATAGGATACGTTAGAGGGATGATTAATGTCGGATTCGACGTTCTCGACGAGTATTTGCGGGGTCAGTTAGTGGTTTACTCGACCCAGATTCCAAGGGTTAAATGGGTTACCTCGACCAGCAAGGACCTGCTCTTCCTAACCCTTAAACACATGGTTTCCAACATTGACAAATACGATGTGTTCGTAATAGATTCTTTCAGCATCCTCGTGAAGGGTTCTAAGAGAGAAGATATTGCAAACTTCCTTACTGTGGTTAAGAAAATTGTTGATAAAGGCAAGCTGATAATTCTGACGATCCATCCAGAAGGGCTCTCGGAGTCGCTGCACGCTGGGCTGAAAGCCATAGCGGACGGCTACATAGAATTAAAAAATGTTGAAATGGGTGGCAGGGCTCTTAAAGTAATGAACATTATAAAACTAAAGGGGGTTCCAACTGTTTTCGAGAACACTATAACTTTCGACGTCGACCCTGCATTCGGTATTAAACTCGTCCCAATGGCTCTTGCGAAAGTCTAG
- a CDS encoding type II secretion system protein, with product MPSEIIIPGFTAIVLLLMVALSVTGVLTTSLSLIVNAVREAQEDSLRKMSRVFIKQAIVNYRDGALEAEILVENSGPNPVYKLEECDLIIEYFSTDGLLKSIRLSYPSDWLVEKVFLVENYSVSFTEHSLIDRGELGEIRVLAHINDLSVEKPLRIVFTTHYGSSDSKWVFANAQG from the coding sequence ATGCCCTCCGAGATCATTATACCGGGTTTCACCGCTATCGTATTACTGCTAATGGTAGCCCTGTCCGTAACGGGGGTCTTAACCACCTCGCTCTCATTAATCGTCAACGCTGTAAGAGAAGCTCAGGAAGACTCGTTAAGAAAGATGAGCAGGGTTTTCATCAAGCAAGCTATCGTCAACTACAGAGACGGGGCTTTGGAGGCTGAGATTCTTGTAGAAAACAGTGGTCCCAACCCTGTTTATAAGCTAGAAGAATGCGATTTAATCATAGAGTACTTCTCTACTGATGGATTGCTTAAATCTATAAGGCTCTCGTATCCTTCCGACTGGCTTGTTGAAAAGGTTTTCCTGGTCGAAAACTACAGTGTAAGCTTCACGGAGCACTCTCTAATAGATCGCGGGGAGTTGGGAGAGATAAGAGTCCTTGCTCACATAAACGATTTAAGTGTTGAAAAGCCTCTCAGAATAGTGTTCACAACGCATTACGGCTCCTCCGACTCTAAATGGGTGTTTGCTAATGCTCAGGGTTAG
- a CDS encoding flagellin, with translation MGESTTITHAILTIVAVLMASLFAAVVIGQINTVLNVISNSIKSKSDSYRLSVTIIHGSLDRQASTVYLYAKNTGDVVYSDLGNIDFIVTDYSGKTFYFSTRGGTVEVVEYGMQNGVFEKGETVLFQITLPGSYTPPLEVKMVLSNGYSTVYTVG, from the coding sequence ATGGGAGAATCAACAACAATAACACACGCGATTTTGACAATCGTCGCAGTGTTAATGGCTTCCCTCTTCGCAGCCGTAGTCATAGGCCAGATTAACACTGTCTTAAACGTAATCTCGAATAGTATTAAGAGCAAATCAGATTCCTATAGGTTGAGCGTAACCATTATACATGGATCACTGGATAGGCAGGCAAGCACCGTATACTTGTATGCTAAAAACACCGGGGATGTAGTATACAGCGATCTCGGAAACATTGACTTCATTGTAACAGATTACTCCGGCAAAACCTTTTACTTCTCAACAAGGGGTGGAACAGTAGAGGTTGTAGAGTACGGGATGCAAAACGGGGTGTTCGAGAAAGGGGAGACAGTACTGTTCCAGATAACGCTGCCGGGATCCTACACGCCTCCGCTAGAGGTGAAGATGGTGCTGTCTAATGGTTATTCGACAGTGTATACTGTTGGATGA
- a CDS encoding archaellin/type IV pilin N-terminal domain-containing protein has translation MAKKGIVGIEAAIVLIAFVIVAAALAFVVINMGMYTTQKSKEVMQQGLNEATTALEVDGSVLGYVETGPEVTYIYIPLKVSPGQLAVDFSSDKIDIVINLPTGAYSKINMGNDPTQATAPVDLSTLQPSATTTPVAEIYIVQGDADYVLEPGEKFIVVIGLPTGLTQYQKFTVEIRPLQGAPLIVERTIPPTLTEDEFVNLG, from the coding sequence ATGGCGAAGAAGGGTATCGTGGGCATTGAGGCCGCGATCGTTCTCATAGCCTTCGTAATAGTCGCGGCCGCACTAGCCTTCGTAGTAATAAACATGGGAATGTACACAACCCAGAAGAGCAAAGAAGTAATGCAGCAAGGATTAAACGAGGCTACAACAGCACTAGAGGTCGATGGGTCAGTATTGGGATACGTTGAAACCGGCCCTGAGGTGACATACATCTACATACCATTGAAGGTTTCACCGGGGCAACTGGCTGTAGACTTCTCGAGCGATAAGATAGACATAGTCATCAACCTCCCAACCGGAGCATACAGTAAGATAAACATGGGCAACGATCCCACGCAAGCAACCGCGCCTGTTGACCTATCCACTCTGCAGCCCTCAGCAACTACTACGCCGGTTGCAGAGATATACATTGTACAGGGAGATGCTGACTATGTGCTGGAACCGGGCGAGAAGTTCATAGTGGTCATCGGACTACCTACAGGTCTAACCCAATACCAGAAGTTCACGGTCGAGATCAGGCCGTTGCAGGGAGCACCGCTAATAGTTGAGAGAACAATACCTCCAACCCTCACAGAGGACGAATTCGTGAACCTAGGGTGA
- a CDS encoding amino acid permease produces the protein MARVFKWYDLALWGIANSIASGLLIYSVQDIGRQGVYGADVAISYVVGGLAFLPIVLTTIQVGMYVRDIGGPYVLISKTISPYMAFISTAFYMFASGALLTIGFLTSLSIEFLSTPIYLAGYYSGNGFLTRLGLVLNSTVSMMVFSVIVVASIWMINTGGYGAVRKALYFTTLLPLTVLFALYGFTILSFSTISLVENDIVGFHSIAGIVFNGEEAAQHFLQPLLPADIRSATLNYALIVFWSYLGLEIPAFLSGEVKEPEKAYVIGGFTAYFTVLLTYLFSSSVVKAAGVESLAAYSYLYFNNPDLLQRFITLEMIPQPSLFLPFYLTLRNPLLITLLGFAGFLFFFNTALTSWASSLRAIHALSRDGFIPSYLGEFDAEKGVYPGANNIVFVGSLIGLALGLISREFKTIRLALLRVFNFSYGVMITLLGFSLALYGIVSIAGTASKYGRHKVTLTVITGLLCSLIGLVITVSTGVGATLYDFIGIVIAGLLISTLLLISVLHASRR, from the coding sequence ATGGCGCGTGTTTTCAAATGGTATGATCTAGCATTGTGGGGTATCGCTAACTCAATCGCATCAGGACTGCTCATCTACTCTGTGCAGGATATTGGAAGGCAAGGCGTGTATGGTGCCGACGTAGCTATTTCTTACGTTGTTGGAGGACTAGCATTCCTCCCTATAGTGCTCACAACGATTCAAGTAGGAATGTACGTGAGGGATATCGGGGGACCGTACGTCTTGATATCTAAGACAATTTCACCCTACATGGCCTTCATATCAACAGCCTTCTACATGTTTGCCAGCGGCGCGCTTCTCACCATAGGTTTTCTAACATCTCTTTCCATCGAGTTTTTATCCACACCAATATATCTCGCCGGATATTACTCCGGGAACGGCTTCCTGACAAGGCTCGGCCTGGTTCTAAACTCAACGGTTTCCATGATGGTTTTCTCAGTCATTGTGGTAGCATCAATCTGGATGATCAATACTGGTGGATATGGTGCTGTTAGAAAGGCTTTATACTTCACCACTCTACTCCCCCTCACAGTTTTATTCGCCCTCTACGGCTTCACAATACTATCTTTCTCAACGATTTCATTAGTTGAGAATGATATTGTGGGGTTCCACAGTATTGCGGGAATAGTGTTTAACGGTGAGGAAGCGGCACAGCATTTTCTACAGCCGCTTTTACCCGCGGATATTAGGTCGGCCACTTTAAACTACGCCTTAATAGTTTTCTGGTCATACCTGGGTTTAGAGATACCTGCGTTTCTCTCGGGCGAGGTAAAGGAGCCAGAGAAAGCCTATGTAATCGGAGGGTTCACGGCTTATTTCACGGTTCTTCTAACCTATCTCTTCTCAAGCAGTGTTGTGAAAGCAGCGGGGGTCGAATCACTCGCAGCATACTCATACCTCTATTTTAACAACCCTGATTTGCTTCAAAGGTTTATCACCCTTGAAATGATACCGCAGCCTTCGCTTTTCCTCCCATTTTATCTAACGCTTCGCAACCCCTTACTGATTACACTGCTTGGCTTCGCAGGCTTCCTCTTCTTTTTCAACACGGCTTTGACTTCATGGGCTTCATCCTTAAGGGCGATTCATGCTTTATCCCGCGACGGCTTCATCCCAAGCTACCTAGGCGAGTTCGACGCTGAGAAAGGAGTCTACCCGGGGGCTAACAACATAGTTTTCGTCGGCTCACTAATCGGACTTGCCTTGGGATTGATCTCTCGGGAGTTTAAGACCATTCGCTTAGCATTGCTCAGGGTTTTTAACTTCTCCTACGGGGTAATGATCACGCTTCTAGGGTTCTCACTGGCTCTTTACGGCATAGTTTCTATAGCGGGGACCGCCTCTAAGTACGGGAGGCACAAAGTCACTCTCACCGTTATCACGGGCTTGCTGTGCTCTCTTATAGGTTTGGTGATCACGGTGAGCACAGGGGTGGGGGCAACCCTCTATGATTTCATAGGAATAGTGATCGCGGGCTTGCTTATCTCCACGTTGCTGTTAATCTCGGTCCTACATGCTTCAAGGAGGTAG
- a CDS encoding signal peptidase I, whose product MKERMRRIIRIIYLILIVSFSIGARFIPTPLGFFTVSGFSMYPTLKPGDLVIGVGSFISSYKEGDVVIYCIDVSTCVVHRLIQVDGTYAITRGDYNPSNDPPISTELIRFKVIGAIPLLIWLPLIMISLIFVFFPVSPWKGLKQAFVLETFVFLIFLLLNLTYLTIYVLQTPPALTKLSLPSMSLARLFSEAGYSALTIDYHSTELRIKGVEECLLISQSLTMQCSSYYIDSDKVLVHPPAEFYAQLYVNNLSAFMVKLRLSLDLGFLIGKYPFVIDWKKPVLSVMNDKLVIFNPNPVPIEILGYKIRSNVEGLRVQYMGEVREFSAPGFTLQPFETREIDLAGITTQGYVEVRYTFMNQTLTWVGRLDK is encoded by the coding sequence GTGAAGGAGAGGATGAGAAGAATTATCCGAATAATATACCTAATTCTAATAGTAAGTTTTAGTATTGGAGCAAGATTCATACCCACTCCGCTAGGTTTTTTCACAGTTTCAGGCTTTTCAATGTATCCCACGCTGAAGCCGGGCGACCTTGTTATCGGGGTGGGATCCTTCATTAGTTCGTATAAGGAGGGAGATGTGGTAATCTATTGTATCGATGTATCAACATGTGTCGTACATAGGCTTATACAGGTGGACGGAACTTACGCTATTACCAGGGGCGATTATAATCCTTCTAACGACCCCCCTATTTCGACCGAGCTTATAAGGTTTAAAGTAATAGGTGCCATACCGTTGCTAATATGGCTTCCATTAATCATGATATCACTCATATTCGTCTTCTTCCCAGTAAGTCCGTGGAAAGGTCTCAAACAAGCCTTTGTACTGGAAACATTCGTGTTCCTTATTTTTCTGCTACTCAATCTTACCTATCTCACTATTTATGTTTTGCAAACCCCTCCGGCTCTGACAAAGTTATCGCTTCCTAGCATGAGCCTTGCAAGATTATTCTCAGAAGCCGGTTACTCGGCATTAACCATAGACTATCACTCAACGGAGTTGAGAATAAAGGGGGTTGAGGAATGTCTTTTAATTTCTCAATCATTAACAATGCAATGCTCCAGCTACTATATCGATAGCGATAAAGTTCTGGTTCATCCGCCCGCCGAGTTTTACGCGCAACTTTACGTTAACAATCTCTCAGCTTTCATGGTTAAGCTAAGACTTTCACTAGACCTGGGATTCCTAATAGGGAAATACCCCTTTGTAATAGACTGGAAGAAGCCCGTTTTATCAGTCATGAATGATAAACTAGTGATTTTTAACCCTAATCCCGTCCCCATTGAAATACTCGGCTACAAGATCAGGAGCAACGTTGAAGGTCTAAGAGTCCAGTATATGGGTGAGGTTAGAGAATTCTCTGCACCTGGCTTCACCCTCCAGCCTTTTGAGACCAGGGAAATCGACCTCGCAGGGATTACAACACAAGGCTATGTTGAAGTAAGATACACCTTCATGAACCAGACCCTTACATGGGTGGGGAGGCTTGACAAGTAA
- a CDS encoding bacteriohemerythrin: MIPEAGATDSLSNDCGVSFSPMLRDASQKISLSRLRDLLELERLEHLGQTLRDLAREVSKAREEDYLLLDYRNEKGVNCLILAKASTIVNVECLGVEKNADKYVELLAHACIEGRGELRVYRVKPIFIEWLKKYEVGIPVLDKAHEKMFTEFQKVFTAILDGRVDQVPGLIKAAYESILEHFRVEEQLMTKYNYPRAKRREHEESHAEFENIVKRLVQTVDEGRFVDLYIQQYQFLLTYLDYMLREDKEFTSFLLEKCGVYCTV; encoded by the coding sequence TTGATACCAGAAGCAGGAGCCACCGATTCATTGAGCAATGATTGTGGCGTGAGTTTTTCGCCAATGCTTCGAGACGCTTCTCAGAAGATAAGCTTAAGCAGGCTAAGAGACCTGCTTGAGCTTGAAAGACTGGAGCATCTTGGTCAAACCTTGAGGGATTTGGCACGGGAGGTTTCAAAGGCTCGGGAGGAAGATTACTTGCTATTAGATTATAGGAATGAGAAAGGTGTTAACTGCTTAATTTTGGCGAAGGCTTCAACGATCGTCAACGTTGAGTGTCTTGGGGTTGAAAAAAACGCTGATAAATACGTCGAGCTTCTTGCTCATGCATGCATAGAAGGCAGGGGTGAGCTTCGAGTTTACAGAGTTAAACCTATCTTTATCGAGTGGTTGAAGAAGTACGAGGTCGGGATACCTGTTCTTGACAAGGCTCATGAGAAAATGTTCACCGAATTCCAAAAGGTCTTTACCGCTATCCTAGACGGGAGAGTGGACCAGGTTCCCGGCTTGATTAAAGCAGCCTACGAGTCTATTCTGGAGCATTTCAGGGTTGAAGAGCAGTTGATGACGAAGTATAACTACCCTCGGGCTAAGAGGAGGGAGCATGAAGAAAGCCATGCAGAGTTTGAAAACATTGTTAAGAGGCTTGTTCAAACCGTGGATGAAGGCCGGTTTGTAGATCTGTACATTCAGCAGTACCAGTTCCTACTAACCTATTTAGACTACATGTTAAGGGAGGATAAGGAGTTCACAAGCTTTCTTCTTGAAAAATGCGGGGTTTACTGCACTGTTTAA
- a CDS encoding transcriptional regulator codes for MSRDQMIGWLLVLSSLIIIIVYGYVLFLTEYSFILVQLTLMIAVIGVFGILGWIGYTLATTPPPKPIEEIEKEIEEELKKLEQEAKEEKTGEAKTG; via the coding sequence TTGAGTCGTGATCAAATGATAGGATGGTTACTTGTACTATCCTCGTTGATAATTATCATTGTCTACGGATACGTGCTTTTCCTTACAGAGTACAGCTTCATACTCGTCCAGCTAACCCTGATGATCGCTGTAATCGGCGTTTTCGGCATACTGGGATGGATAGGGTACACTCTAGCCACAACGCCTCCGCCTAAACCTATTGAGGAAATTGAGAAAGAGATTGAGGAAGAGTTGAAAAAGCTTGAGCAGGAGGCTAAAGAGGAGAAGACAGGAGAGGCTAAAACGGGTTAA